A genomic region of Coregonus clupeaformis isolate EN_2021a unplaced genomic scaffold, ASM2061545v1 scaf0010, whole genome shotgun sequence contains the following coding sequences:
- the LOC121551025 gene encoding ubinuclein-2 isoform X3: MAEPRKVPFVTISSFNNNAPPSESKKRRREDEAEISLGEDGGGGSAATGPEGGTGASPFGNVKAGDGDSAETKRVTVRLNLSLPEPSERGSAEFNYSELVQSTQVKKPPAPGPPKGLTPDLDPNYPFADNEKERREVEALAKKFESKYSQGNTGKKKRKDRVQDLIDIGFGYDETDPFIDNSEAYDELVPASLNTKLGGFYINTGTLQFRAASESEGEDFKKLKDGEEHVIKKRRKKQDGSNMDEKKPRKIRMPKQGVSGLNVHRPEKKKRKKLMKDSLNLAAMLRRFTREKEENRKKNPCLPRGQHNANSALLNTHPKTNDISMADLANDPAMMSLLGSANNNDMLQDMMGDLDFGLLDSPQPSSPAQGENGVPGRVQGRVQGAQGGLLPPPPLPNGLPAPLSKRIEDLRVASHQFDQEGRKKFFTLDMNNILLDIELQVQEQPAAVRSSVYSHLEAFVPCNKEALLKRLKKLSLNIQDDRLRSPLLKLKLAVCSVMPEQIARYNMDCIAKVAKQQSEEGEKNGSEEEDEEKPGKRVMGPRKKFVWDEKLRMLLCNLVRVKLGCYELEGQSSLSPEDYLKVFMDTEVKPLWPKGWMQARMLFKESLMVHGHLTGNPAKKKMVPTPKSKPKEGGWVQRSTPSVGATPSPVAPVACRPSQSPAEPICLLDSLDEELTAPALDSISQALALLSNAAKGLVQGDSPPSPDRPKTAPSSLHASPLLQKHKKNTINTPSSNTPLYVSTSSPSSLSRPPTVSPSLSSVRSEGLGSMKGGGALAQAHRQSVLSTQRPAGMGLSKANTPGSHSQPKPRPPPNQKGFGSNNTKANSGDPPLSSPSPSFSHSLSGAQAQQQSNFITPMQATLTKSSHSSTSPIIKLTPRLPNPLTPTTFSSPSPNPRPQAASSIHQYSSKSPAGFRPPFSGAPGGPAKLVQGSYTPPGGQKTPFQIISSSANTSLTNTSSISKHSGSSPSPTTTSTNQRQRPAGGTIQGAKPIKSVSTQSVSSQLPQVSSASSSLLGSAPSLPLGFGMLGGLVPVSLPFQFPSLLNLPPLGGTAGSSTGASGSSASNSSAFSLTQKLYSSCPDVNQTQGGDVKRKSL, from the exons ATGGCCGAGCCGAGAAAAGTACCGTTTGTCACAATCTCTTCCTTTAACAACAATGCACCGCCTTCGGAGTCCAAGAAACGCCGCCGGGAAGATGAGGCCGAAATCAGTTTGGGGGAAGATGGAGGGGGTGGAAGTGCAGCAACCGGGCCAGAAGGTGGTACGGGTGCTAGTCCATTCGGTAACGTGAAAGCCGGTGACGGGGATTCAGCGGAaacaaaacgtgtaacagtgcgCTTGAACCTCTCCTTGCCCGAACCCAGCGAACGGGGATCTGCTGAATTCAACTACAGTGAACTGGTTCAATCTACTCAG GTGAAGAAGCCTCCTGCTCCAGGACCTCCTAAAGGCCTGACGCCAGACCTGGACCCCAACTACCCCTTTGCAGACAacgagaaggagagaagagaagtaGAGGCGCTCGCCAAGAAATTTGAGAGCAAATAT TCACAGGGCAATACAGGGAAAAAGAAGAGGAAGGACAGGGTGCAGGATCTCATCGACATTGGTTTTGGCTACGATGAGACTGACCCATTCATTGATAACTCTGAGGCT tatGATGAGCTGGTGCCAGCCTCCCTCAACACCAAGCTGGGAGGGTTCTACATCAACACTGGCACCCTGCAGTTCAGAGCAGCCTCTGAGTCAGAGGGAGAGGACTTCAAG AAGTTGAAAGATGGCGAGGAGCATGTGATAAAGAAGCGAAGGAAAAAGCAAGATGGCAGTAACATGGATGAGAAGAAGCCCAGGAAGATCAGGATGCCAAAGCAAGG AGTGTCTGGCCTGAATGTCCACCggccagagaagaagaagaggaagaagttgATGAAGGACTCTCTGAATCTGGCCGCCATGCTCCGCCGCTTCACACGGGAGAAGGAGGAGAACCGCAAAAAGAACCCCTGTCTGCCCCGTGGCCAGCACAACGCCAACAGTGCCCTACTCAACACCCACCCTAAAACCAATGACATCAGCATGGCCGACCTGGCCAACGACCCTGCCATGATGTCACTGCTGGGCTCGGCCAATAACAATGACATGCTGCAGGACATGATGGGCGACCTGGACTTTGGGCTGCTGGACTCTCCTCAGCCCTCCAGCCCTGCACAGGGGGAGAATGGTGTTCCGGGTAGGGTCCAGGGTAGGGTCCAGGGGGCACAAGGAGGTCTCCTGCCCCCTCCTCCTCTGCCCAATGGACTGCCTGCTCCTCTCAGTAAGCGCATTGAGGACCTCCGAGTG GCTTCTCATCAGTTTGATCAAGAGGGCAGGAAAAAGTTCTTCACGCTGGACATGAACAACATCCTACTGGA TATTGAGTTGCAGGTTCAGGAGCAGCCGGCAGCAGTGCGCTCTTCAGTCTACTCCCATCTCGAGGCCTTTGTGCCCTGCAACAAGGAGGCTCTGCTCAAACGCCTAAAGAAACTCAGCCTCAATATCCAG GATGACCGTCTGCGTTCCCCTCTACTGAAGCTGAAGCTGGCTGTGTGCAGCGTGATGCCAGAGCAGATCGCCAGATACAACATGGACTGCATCGCCAAAGTGGCCAA GCAGCAGTcagaagagggggagaagaacggatcagaagaggaggatgaggagaagcCTGGGAAGAGAGTGATGGGACCTCGCAAGAAGTTTGTCTGGGATGAGAAGCTCAG GATGTTGCTGTGTAACCTGGTGAGGGTGAAGCTGGGCTGCTATGAGCTGGAGGGCCAGAGCTCCCTGTCTCCAGAGGACTATCTCAAGGTCTTCATGGATACTGAGGTGAAACCACTGTGGCCCAAGGGCTGGATGCAggccag GATGCTATTCAAAGAGAGCCTCATGGTCCATGGTCACCTCACAGGCAATCC AGCAAAGAAAAAGATGGTTCCCACTCCCAAGTCTAAACCCAAG GAGGGTGGTTGGGTCCAGAGATCCACCCCCTCAGTTGGTGCGACCCCCTCCCCTGTAGCCCCAGTGGCCTGTCGGCCCTCCCAGTCCCCCGCTGAGCCCATCTGTCTGCTGGACTCCCTGGATGAAGAGCTGACCGCCCCCGCCCTGGACTCCATCTCTCAGGCCCTGGCCCTCCTCAGCAACGCAGCCAAGGGCCTGGTCCAAGGGGACAGCCCCCCCTCCCCTGATAGGCCCAAGACCGCCCCGTCCTCCCTCCACGCCTCACCTCTTCTCCAGAAGCACAAGAAGAACACCATCAACACGCCCAGTTCCAACACACCTCTCTACGTctctacctcctccccctcctctctctctcggcctCCCACCGTCTCCCCTTCTCTGTCCTCAGTGAGGAGCGAGGGGTTGGGGTCGATGAAGGGTGGAGGTGCCCTGGCTCAGGCTCACAGACAATCAGTGCTGAGCACTCAGAGGCCTGCTGGGATGGGCCTGAGTAAAGCCAACACTCCCGGCTCTCACTCCCAGCCTAAGCCACGGCCGCCCCCCAATCAGAAGGGCTTTGGCAGCAATAATACTAAAGCCAACAGCGGtgacccccccctctcctccccctctccctccttttcccactctctctcaggAGCCCAAGCTCAGCAGCAGTCCAACTTCATCACCCCCATGCAGGCCACTCTCACCAAGTCCTCCCACAGCAGCACCTCACCCATCATCAAACTCACCCCTCGCCTCCCCAACCCCTTAACGCCCACCACCTTCTCCTCACCCTCCCCCAATCCCAGGCCTCAGGCAGCTTCCAGTATACACCAGTACTCGTCCAAAAGCCCAGCAGGGTTCCGCCCACCTTTCTCAGGTGCTCCGGGAGGGCCAGCCAAACTTGTCCAGGGCAGCTACACCCCTCCAGGAGGGCAGAAGACCCCCTTTCAGATCATCAGCAGCAGCGCCAACACCAGCCTTACCAACACCTCATCCATCAGCAAGCATTCGGGATCCAGTCCCTCCCCTACCACAACCTCGACCAATCAGCGACAAAGGCCGGCAGGTGGAACCATTCAGGGGGCTAAGCCTATTAAATCTGTCTCCACACAGTCTGTCTCTTCTCAATTGCCACAG
- the LOC121551025 gene encoding ubinuclein-2 isoform X2, whose protein sequence is MAEPRKVPFVTISSFNNNAPPSESKKRRREDEAEISLGEDGGGGSAATGPEGGTGASPFGNVKAGDGDSAETKRVTVRLNLSLPEPSERGSAEFNYSELVQSTQVKKPPAPGPPKGLTPDLDPNYPFADNEKERREVEALAKKFESKYSQGNTGKKKRKDRVQDLIDIGFGYDETDPFIDNSEAYDELVPASLNTKLGGFYINTGTLQFRAASESEGEDFKKLKDGEEHVIKKRRKKQDGSNMDEKKPRKIRMPKQGVSGLNVHRPEKKKRKKLMKDSLNLAAMLRRFTREKEENRKKNPCLPRGQHNANSALLNTHPKTNDISMADLANDPAMMSLLGSANNNDMLQDMMGDLDFGLLDSPQPSSPAQGENGVPGRVQGRVQGAQGGLLPPPPLPNGLPAPLSKRIEDLRVASHQFDQEGRKKFFTLDMNNILLDIELQVQEQPAAVRSSVYSHLEAFVPCNKEALLKRLKKLSLNIQDDRLRSPLLKLKLAVCSVMPEQIARYNMDCIAKVAKQQSEEGEKNGSEEEDEEKPGKRVMGPRKKFVWDEKLRMLLCNLVRVKLGCYELEGQSSLSPEDYLKVFMDTEVKPLWPKGWMQARMLFKESLMVHGHLTGNPAKKKMVPTPKSKPKEGGWVQRSTPSVGATPSPVAPVACRPSQSPAEPICLLDSLDEELTAPALDSISQALALLSNAAKGLVQGDSPPSPDRPKTAPSSLHASPLLQKHKKNTINTPSSNTPLYVSTSSPSSLSRPPTVSPSLSSVRSEGLGSMKGGGALAQAHRQSVLSTQRPAGMGLSKANTPGSHSQPKPRPPPNQKGFGSNNTKANSGDPPLSSPSPSFSHSLSGAQAQQQSNFITPMQATLTKSSHSSTSPIIKLTPRLPNPLTPTTFSSPSPNPRPQAASSIHQYSSKSPAGFRPPFSGAPGGPAKLVQGSYTPPGGQKTPFQIISSSANTSLTNTSSISKHSGSSPSPTTTSTNQRQRPAGGTIQGAKPIKSVSTQSVSSQLPQVSSASSSLLGSAPSLPLGFGMLGGLVPVSLPFQFPSLLNLPPLGGTAGSSTGASGSSASNSSAFSLTQNLIKSLQSGSQVALPPHLQLAFSDVNQTQGGDVKRKSL, encoded by the exons ATGGCCGAGCCGAGAAAAGTACCGTTTGTCACAATCTCTTCCTTTAACAACAATGCACCGCCTTCGGAGTCCAAGAAACGCCGCCGGGAAGATGAGGCCGAAATCAGTTTGGGGGAAGATGGAGGGGGTGGAAGTGCAGCAACCGGGCCAGAAGGTGGTACGGGTGCTAGTCCATTCGGTAACGTGAAAGCCGGTGACGGGGATTCAGCGGAaacaaaacgtgtaacagtgcgCTTGAACCTCTCCTTGCCCGAACCCAGCGAACGGGGATCTGCTGAATTCAACTACAGTGAACTGGTTCAATCTACTCAG GTGAAGAAGCCTCCTGCTCCAGGACCTCCTAAAGGCCTGACGCCAGACCTGGACCCCAACTACCCCTTTGCAGACAacgagaaggagagaagagaagtaGAGGCGCTCGCCAAGAAATTTGAGAGCAAATAT TCACAGGGCAATACAGGGAAAAAGAAGAGGAAGGACAGGGTGCAGGATCTCATCGACATTGGTTTTGGCTACGATGAGACTGACCCATTCATTGATAACTCTGAGGCT tatGATGAGCTGGTGCCAGCCTCCCTCAACACCAAGCTGGGAGGGTTCTACATCAACACTGGCACCCTGCAGTTCAGAGCAGCCTCTGAGTCAGAGGGAGAGGACTTCAAG AAGTTGAAAGATGGCGAGGAGCATGTGATAAAGAAGCGAAGGAAAAAGCAAGATGGCAGTAACATGGATGAGAAGAAGCCCAGGAAGATCAGGATGCCAAAGCAAGG AGTGTCTGGCCTGAATGTCCACCggccagagaagaagaagaggaagaagttgATGAAGGACTCTCTGAATCTGGCCGCCATGCTCCGCCGCTTCACACGGGAGAAGGAGGAGAACCGCAAAAAGAACCCCTGTCTGCCCCGTGGCCAGCACAACGCCAACAGTGCCCTACTCAACACCCACCCTAAAACCAATGACATCAGCATGGCCGACCTGGCCAACGACCCTGCCATGATGTCACTGCTGGGCTCGGCCAATAACAATGACATGCTGCAGGACATGATGGGCGACCTGGACTTTGGGCTGCTGGACTCTCCTCAGCCCTCCAGCCCTGCACAGGGGGAGAATGGTGTTCCGGGTAGGGTCCAGGGTAGGGTCCAGGGGGCACAAGGAGGTCTCCTGCCCCCTCCTCCTCTGCCCAATGGACTGCCTGCTCCTCTCAGTAAGCGCATTGAGGACCTCCGAGTG GCTTCTCATCAGTTTGATCAAGAGGGCAGGAAAAAGTTCTTCACGCTGGACATGAACAACATCCTACTGGA TATTGAGTTGCAGGTTCAGGAGCAGCCGGCAGCAGTGCGCTCTTCAGTCTACTCCCATCTCGAGGCCTTTGTGCCCTGCAACAAGGAGGCTCTGCTCAAACGCCTAAAGAAACTCAGCCTCAATATCCAG GATGACCGTCTGCGTTCCCCTCTACTGAAGCTGAAGCTGGCTGTGTGCAGCGTGATGCCAGAGCAGATCGCCAGATACAACATGGACTGCATCGCCAAAGTGGCCAA GCAGCAGTcagaagagggggagaagaacggatcagaagaggaggatgaggagaagcCTGGGAAGAGAGTGATGGGACCTCGCAAGAAGTTTGTCTGGGATGAGAAGCTCAG GATGTTGCTGTGTAACCTGGTGAGGGTGAAGCTGGGCTGCTATGAGCTGGAGGGCCAGAGCTCCCTGTCTCCAGAGGACTATCTCAAGGTCTTCATGGATACTGAGGTGAAACCACTGTGGCCCAAGGGCTGGATGCAggccag GATGCTATTCAAAGAGAGCCTCATGGTCCATGGTCACCTCACAGGCAATCC AGCAAAGAAAAAGATGGTTCCCACTCCCAAGTCTAAACCCAAG GAGGGTGGTTGGGTCCAGAGATCCACCCCCTCAGTTGGTGCGACCCCCTCCCCTGTAGCCCCAGTGGCCTGTCGGCCCTCCCAGTCCCCCGCTGAGCCCATCTGTCTGCTGGACTCCCTGGATGAAGAGCTGACCGCCCCCGCCCTGGACTCCATCTCTCAGGCCCTGGCCCTCCTCAGCAACGCAGCCAAGGGCCTGGTCCAAGGGGACAGCCCCCCCTCCCCTGATAGGCCCAAGACCGCCCCGTCCTCCCTCCACGCCTCACCTCTTCTCCAGAAGCACAAGAAGAACACCATCAACACGCCCAGTTCCAACACACCTCTCTACGTctctacctcctccccctcctctctctctcggcctCCCACCGTCTCCCCTTCTCTGTCCTCAGTGAGGAGCGAGGGGTTGGGGTCGATGAAGGGTGGAGGTGCCCTGGCTCAGGCTCACAGACAATCAGTGCTGAGCACTCAGAGGCCTGCTGGGATGGGCCTGAGTAAAGCCAACACTCCCGGCTCTCACTCCCAGCCTAAGCCACGGCCGCCCCCCAATCAGAAGGGCTTTGGCAGCAATAATACTAAAGCCAACAGCGGtgacccccccctctcctccccctctccctccttttcccactctctctcaggAGCCCAAGCTCAGCAGCAGTCCAACTTCATCACCCCCATGCAGGCCACTCTCACCAAGTCCTCCCACAGCAGCACCTCACCCATCATCAAACTCACCCCTCGCCTCCCCAACCCCTTAACGCCCACCACCTTCTCCTCACCCTCCCCCAATCCCAGGCCTCAGGCAGCTTCCAGTATACACCAGTACTCGTCCAAAAGCCCAGCAGGGTTCCGCCCACCTTTCTCAGGTGCTCCGGGAGGGCCAGCCAAACTTGTCCAGGGCAGCTACACCCCTCCAGGAGGGCAGAAGACCCCCTTTCAGATCATCAGCAGCAGCGCCAACACCAGCCTTACCAACACCTCATCCATCAGCAAGCATTCGGGATCCAGTCCCTCCCCTACCACAACCTCGACCAATCAGCGACAAAGGCCGGCAGGTGGAACCATTCAGGGGGCTAAGCCTATTAAATCTGTCTCCACACAGTCTGTCTCTTCTCAATTGCCACAG